In one window of Mobiluncus massiliensis DNA:
- a CDS encoding phosphoglyceromutase — MTYKLVLLRHGESEWNAKNLFTGWVDVPLSEKGRAEATRGGELLKKEGILPDVLHTSLLRRAIMTANLALDACDRHWIPVRRSWRLNERHYGALQGLNKKAIRDEYGEDLFMQWRRSYDVPPPQIELGSEFSQDADPRYAGEPIPRSECLKDVLERALPYWQDAVIPDLKTGKTVMVAAHGNSLRAIVKHLDSISDDEISGLNIPTGIPLYYELGEDFKPVAHGRYLDPDAAADAIKAVANQGK; from the coding sequence ATGACGTACAAACTTGTGCTGCTCCGCCACGGCGAGAGCGAATGGAATGCAAAAAACCTGTTCACCGGGTGGGTTGACGTGCCTTTGAGCGAAAAGGGCCGCGCCGAAGCTACCCGCGGCGGCGAACTACTTAAGAAGGAAGGCATCCTGCCTGATGTCCTGCACACCTCCCTGCTGCGCCGCGCGATTATGACCGCCAACCTGGCGTTAGACGCGTGCGACCGGCACTGGATTCCGGTGCGCCGCTCGTGGAGGCTGAACGAACGGCACTACGGCGCCTTGCAGGGCTTGAACAAGAAGGCTATCCGTGACGAATACGGCGAGGACCTGTTCATGCAGTGGCGTCGGTCCTATGACGTGCCGCCGCCCCAGATTGAGCTTGGTTCCGAGTTTAGCCAGGACGCCGATCCGCGTTACGCCGGCGAGCCGATTCCGCGTTCGGAATGTCTCAAGGACGTGCTGGAACGCGCTTTGCCCTACTGGCAAGACGCGGTCATTCCAGACCTTAAGACCGGCAAGACCGTCATGGTGGCGGCTCACGGCAACTCGTTGCGCGCCATTGTGAAGCACCTGGATTCCATCAGCGATGATGAGATTTCAGGCCTGAACATCCCCACCGGGATTCCGCTGTACTACGAGCTGGGTGAGGACTTCAAACCTGTCGCCCACGGCCGCTACCTGGATCCGGACGCGGCTGCCGACGCCATCAAAGCGGTGGCTAACCAGGGCAAATAG
- a CDS encoding CarD family transcriptional regulator, whose protein sequence is MTFKVGETVVYPHHGAATIEEITTRVIGGVEREYLKLRVAQGDLTIQIPSENVEMVGVRDVVDEAGLEHVFEVLRAKKTDEPSNWSRRYKANVEKIATGDVVKVAEVVRDLSRRDSNRGLSAGEKRMLTKARQILVSELALAEKTNEEDASLRLDEVLAS, encoded by the coding sequence ATGACATTTAAGGTTGGCGAAACCGTTGTTTATCCCCATCATGGGGCCGCCACGATCGAAGAGATCACAACCCGCGTTATTGGAGGTGTGGAACGCGAATATCTCAAGCTCCGTGTCGCGCAAGGCGACCTCACCATCCAGATTCCGTCTGAGAACGTAGAGATGGTCGGAGTGCGCGACGTGGTTGATGAAGCCGGACTGGAGCACGTCTTTGAAGTGTTGCGCGCCAAGAAGACCGATGAGCCTTCCAACTGGTCGCGCCGTTACAAGGCCAACGTGGAAAAAATCGCTACCGGCGACGTGGTCAAGGTGGCCGAAGTTGTGCGTGACCTGTCCCGCCGTGACTCGAACCGCGGACTGTCCGCCGGCGAAAAGCGGATGCTGACCAAGGCGCGTCAGATTCTGGTTTCCGAACTGGCCTTGGCTGAGAAAACCAACGAAGAGGACGCTTCGTTGCGTCTGGATGAAGTCTTGGCTTCCTAA
- a CDS encoding P-II family nitrogen regulator, which translates to MIQAILTVVEKGHAEEVIDAAVQAGSHGGTIINARGSGVHETATLFGLGIEPEKELVIILADQAKAPQIVETIYETLELRQPGNGIVFVQNTVRVRGLYQPTE; encoded by the coding sequence ATGATTCAGGCGATATTGACCGTTGTGGAAAAAGGCCACGCCGAAGAGGTCATCGACGCGGCGGTGCAGGCCGGCTCGCACGGCGGGACGATTATTAATGCGCGCGGTTCTGGAGTCCACGAAACCGCCACCCTGTTCGGTTTGGGGATTGAACCGGAAAAAGAGCTGGTGATAATCCTGGCCGACCAGGCGAAAGCCCCGCAGATAGTGGAAACCATCTATGAAACTCTGGAATTGCGCCAGCCCGGAAACGGCATTGTTTTCGTGCAAAACACGGTTCGCGTGCGCGGGCTTTACCAACCGACCGAGTAG
- a CDS encoding DUF1538 domain-containing protein, whose product MNTLTAKLWETTKSVLPIAGVVVLVHFTVVPLPGVLLPRFGLGAIAIIAGLSLFLLGVEVGIAPIGRIMSSTVVKSGRISVVMTLTFVLGFLLTMAEPDILIYAAQVNTLTRGIVSSILLIVVVSAGLAVLLCLGMVRILRGWKLRWVLLASYGLVALLALVAPMQYLAIAFDASGATTGPLTVPVVLAFATGVASMKRDSSRSESDAFGLVAIACVGAILALQITSILLHLGALPTTGPTLTPDTTHLFEPLVKHFPMEARSVSLALAPLLALFLIGNVTVFRLHKSARRSVIAGIVMAFLGLTFFLTGANGGFMDVGRTIGVSLALRGSAPLLLAIAFTLGFLAVLAEPAVHVLTEQVQEVTSGSVRASAVMAAMALGVGSAVLLSTLRLVIPSLELWHMLLPGYLVAVGLTFVSSELFGGLAFDGGGVAPGPMLTTFVLAFAQGAAAGTPTADVVEDGLGLITMVALMPPIVLQLLGVVFQARARRRTNLRNSDPWASSTPTGETNRNSTHSADAKSTPRAAAVSAGHQPAETGHGKKENS is encoded by the coding sequence ATGAATACCTTAACCGCAAAGCTGTGGGAAACGACCAAGTCGGTCCTTCCCATAGCTGGTGTTGTGGTGTTGGTGCATTTCACGGTCGTTCCCCTGCCGGGAGTACTGCTGCCGCGTTTCGGTCTGGGTGCCATCGCGATTATCGCCGGGCTGTCGCTGTTCCTGCTGGGGGTCGAGGTCGGTATCGCCCCCATCGGACGGATTATGTCCTCGACCGTGGTCAAGTCCGGGCGGATTTCGGTGGTCATGACGCTCACGTTTGTACTGGGTTTCCTGTTGACCATGGCGGAACCGGATATTCTCATCTATGCGGCGCAGGTCAACACGTTGACCCGCGGAATAGTGTCCTCAATTCTGTTGATTGTGGTGGTTTCCGCAGGGCTGGCGGTGCTGCTGTGTCTGGGTATGGTGCGGATTTTGCGCGGCTGGAAATTGCGCTGGGTGCTGCTGGCGTCTTATGGCCTGGTGGCGCTGTTGGCGCTGGTCGCGCCCATGCAGTATCTGGCGATTGCTTTTGACGCGTCCGGCGCCACGACCGGGCCGCTGACTGTGCCGGTCGTGCTGGCTTTTGCCACCGGGGTAGCGTCGATGAAACGCGACTCGTCCCGCAGTGAATCCGACGCGTTCGGGCTGGTGGCGATTGCTTGCGTGGGGGCGATTTTAGCCCTGCAAATCACGTCTATCCTGCTACATTTGGGCGCCTTGCCGACCACCGGACCGACCTTGACTCCGGACACGACCCACCTCTTTGAACCGCTGGTGAAACATTTTCCGATGGAAGCCCGCAGCGTCAGCCTCGCCCTCGCCCCGCTGCTGGCGCTGTTCCTGATTGGAAACGTCACGGTGTTCAGGCTGCACAAGTCAGCGCGCCGCAGCGTCATCGCGGGTATCGTCATGGCGTTCTTGGGTCTGACTTTCTTCCTGACCGGCGCAAACGGCGGTTTCATGGACGTGGGCCGCACTATCGGGGTGAGCTTGGCGCTGCGCGGCAGTGCGCCGCTACTGCTGGCCATCGCTTTCACGCTGGGTTTCCTGGCGGTGCTGGCGGAACCGGCGGTACACGTCCTGACCGAGCAGGTGCAGGAGGTCACTTCCGGGTCGGTGCGCGCCTCTGCCGTGATGGCGGCGATGGCACTAGGAGTGGGCTCGGCAGTTCTGTTGTCTACGTTGCGTCTGGTGATACCCAGTTTAGAGCTGTGGCACATGCTGTTGCCGGGATATCTGGTGGCGGTCGGGTTGACGTTCGTGTCCTCAGAACTGTTCGGCGGGCTGGCTTTTGATGGCGGCGGGGTCGCGCCCGGCCCGATGCTGACCACGTTTGTGCTGGCTTTTGCCCAGGGCGCGGCCGCGGGCACCCCTACTGCAGACGTGGTAGAGGACGGTTTGGGACTGATCACGATGGTCGCGCTGATGCCCCCGATTGTGTTACAGCTGCTCGGTGTCGTATTCCAGGCTCGCGCCCGGCGCCGCACCAACCTGCGGAACAGCGACCCGTGGGCGAGCTCCACCCCGACTGGTGAAACCAACCGCAACTCGACCCACTCTGCTGATGCGAAATCCACCCCCCGCGCTGCTGCCGTCTCGGCAGGGCATCAACCGGCTGAAACTGGCCACGGAAAGAAGGAAAACTCATGA
- a CDS encoding AzlD domain-containing protein, whose translation MSYLATAILVTALVTYTLRALPLLVLRRDIKSPWINSFLYYVPWAVLAAMIIPAAFLSTGSLISAVLGIGVALVLSWRGQSLFVVAVAAALTVWVCEVAQGFLPALS comes from the coding sequence ATGAGCTACCTGGCCACAGCTATCCTGGTGACTGCGCTGGTCACATACACTTTGCGCGCCCTGCCGCTGCTGGTGTTACGCCGGGACATCAAGTCTCCGTGGATTAATTCTTTCCTGTACTACGTGCCGTGGGCGGTGCTGGCCGCGATGATTATTCCCGCCGCGTTCCTCTCGACCGGTTCCCTAATTTCCGCAGTGTTGGGCATCGGAGTGGCTCTGGTGCTGTCGTGGCGAGGTCAGTCGCTGTTCGTTGTGGCTGTCGCCGCGGCACTGACGGTGTGGGTTTGTGAGGTCGCACAAGGGTTCTTGCCCGCCCTTTCGTGA